A section of the Telopea speciosissima isolate NSW1024214 ecotype Mountain lineage chromosome 3, Tspe_v1, whole genome shotgun sequence genome encodes:
- the LOC122653787 gene encoding pentatricopeptide repeat-containing protein At4g39530-like, translating into MRGLRLPLALKLKTFLPFPNKQPRRHLNLIHEPQASKSSPSLPIHVEKKDTIAFAAALAFCSKFKSVVLGHQIHVQIIKSGFSKDVFSQNNLIVMYSKCASIGCGLKLFDEMTERNVVSWTSLISGAIQNGEFEMGLEIYLDMMRAGLRPNEFALGSVLKGCASLEDLEFGLSCHCFAIKIGLENNSFVGGSVLNMYAKCGDIEAAKWVLEGMDSNDVGCWNAMIGGYALSGHYFKAMELVSLMHLKGIIMDQLTFINALKGCSDLGDLNFGRQIHGMIIRSQIEFSTSGMNSLMDMYFKTGGQTSALKIFDKMGGKDTISWNTVFSGLFLDENAREVASLFSRMLSSGLKPSHVTFPIVFRLCGAVFNLVLGLQFYCVAYHLGLSNEALVVNSLINMFFTCGELGRAHSLFESAHTKDISTCNEMIIGYNSNCCTQEALNIFCKVWELGYKANEFTFSSILGAFSRTEHQEIVRQIHGAIIKSGYGFYGFVCCSLINTYSRIRLLEDSVMAFNGIKRLDLASWGTMISAFVLRGHSYGALVLLNRLRATGEKPDEFILGSVLNSCSNIAAYHQTKCIHVLVIRQGFEKHVYIASAVIDAFAKCGDIESSRLAFNQASRYDDLVLLNTMIMAYAHHGLVAEAFEIFEKMKAANLKPSHPTFVSVISACSHLGLIEEGCKLFDSISSDHGMDPSAENFGCLVDLFSRNGLLEEAKRVIEVMPFAPWPAIWRSLLSGCRIHGNKELGEWAAQQLIQLAPENDAGYVLLSKVYSEESSWEDASNVMKRMQERVIRKDPGYSWIEI; encoded by the coding sequence ATGAGAGGTTTGCGGCTTCCACTTGCTTTGAAACTCAAAACTTTCTTACCCTTTCCAAATAAACAACCCCGTCGTCATTTGAACTTAATCCATGAACCCCAAGCTTCAAAATCCTCTCCATCGTTACCTATTCATGTGGAGAAGAAAGACACAATTGCGTTTGCAGCTGCACTTGCCTTCTGTTCGAAGTTCAAATCAGTTGTTCTAGGCCATCAAATTCATGTACAGATCATCAAGTCAGGATTCTCCAAGGACGTCTTCTCACAAAATAATTTGATTGTTATGTACTCAAAATGTGCTTCAATAGGTTGTGGATTGAAGCTGTTTGACGAAATGACCGAAAGAAATGTTGTTTCCTGGACTTCATTGATCTCGGGTGCCATTCAAAATGGGGAGTTTGAAATGGGCTTGGAGATTTATTTGGATATGATGAGAGCTGGGTTGAGGCCTAATGAATTTGCTCTTGGTAGTGTCCTGAAAGGTTGTGCCAGTCTTGAGGATCTTGAGTTTGGTTTGTCCTGTCACTGTTTTGCCATAAAGATTGGACTTGAGAATAATTCTTTTGTTGGTGGTTCGGTTCTAAACATGTATGCAAAATGTGGGGATATTGAAGCAGCCAAATGGGTGCTTGAAGGTATGGACAGTAATGATGTTGGTTGTTGGAATGCCATGATTGGAGGGTATGCACTTAGTGGTCATTACTTTAAAGCTATGGAACTTGTTTCTTTGATGCACTTGAAAGGAATAATCATGGACCAACTCACATTTATAAATGCTCTCAAggggtgctcagatttgggtgATTTGAATTTTGGGAGACAGATTCATGGAATGATTATTCGGAGTCAAATAGAATTTAGTACTTCTGGGATGAATTCTCTCATGGATATGTACTTTAAAACTGGTGGACAGACCTCTGCTTTGAAGATTTTTGATAAGATGGGAGGGAAAGATACTATATCTTGGAATACTGTATTTTCTGGCTTATTTCTAGATGAGAATGCTAGAGAGGTTGCAAGTTTGTTCTCTAGAATGCTATCGTCTGGTTTGAAACCGAGCCATGTTACTTTCCCAATTGTGTTTAGGCTATGTGGGGCTGTCTTTAATCTTGTGCTTGGACTTCAGTTCTATTGTGTTGCTTATCATCTTGGGTTATCTAATGAAGCCCTTGTTGTAAACTCCCTGATCAATATGTTCTTCACATGTGGGGAATTAGGCAGAGCACATTCTCTGTTTGAGAGTGCCCACACCAAAGATATTAGCACTTGTAATGAAATGATCATTGGGTATAACTCAAATTGCTGTACACAAGAAGCACTAAATATTTTCTGCAAGGTTTGGGAGCTGGGATATAAAGCAAATGAGTTTACCTTTTCCAGCATCTTAGGGGCTTTTTCTAGAACTGAACACCAAGAAATAGTCAGACAAATCCATGGAGCTATAATCAAGTCTGGTTATGGTTTTTATGGATTTGTGTGTTGCTCATTAATTAATACTTACTCAAGAATTAGACTGTTGGAGGATTCAGTTATGGCTTTTAATGGGATTAAGAGATTAGATTTGGCATCTTGGGGGACTATGATTTCTGCATTTGTGCTAAGAGGCCATAGCTATGGAGCTCTAGTACTTCTCAACCGCCTGAGAGCAACTGGCGAGAAACCTGATGAGTTTATTCTGGGTAGTGTTTTAAACAGCTGTTCTAATATAGCTGCTTATCACCAAACCAAATGCATTCATGTGCTTGTAATAAGACAAGGGTTTGAGAAGCATGTGTATATTGCAAGTGCAGTTATAGATGCTTTTGCAAAATGTGGAGACATTGAAAGCTCAAGGTTGGCTTTCAATCAGGCATCCAGATATGATGATTTGGTCCTCCTAAATACGATGATCATGGCTTATGCACATCATGGATTAGTAGCTGAAGCATTTGAAATCTTCGAGAAGATGAAGGCAGCTAATCTAAAGCCCAGCCATCCAACTTTTGTGTCGGTTATTTCAGCTTGCAGTCATCTGGGTCTTATTGAGGAAGGTTGTAAGCTATTTGATTCAATAAGCTCAGATCATGGGATGGACCCTTCGGCAGAGAATTTTGGCTGCCTAGTTGATTTGTTTTCACGAAATGGATTACTTGAAGAGGCTAAACGTGTCATTGAAGTCATGCCCTTCGCTCCTTGGCCTGCTATTTGGAGATCCTTACTAAGTGGTTGTAGGATTCATGGAAACAAAGAATTGGGTGAGTGGGCTGCTCAGCAGTTGATTCAGTTGGCTCCTGAAAATGATGCAGGCTATGTATTGTTGTCAAAGGTCTATTCTGAAGAGAGTAGTTGGGAAGATGCCTCAAATGTAATGAAGAGAATGCAAGAAAGAGTAATTCGAAAAGATCCAGGATATAGTTGGATAGAAATATAG
- the LOC122653788 gene encoding membrane steroid-binding protein 1-like, whose product MEASLQPLQLGEITEEELKAYDGSDPNKPLLIAIKGQVFDVSSNKRFYGPNGPYGLLSGKDASRGLATMSFKEKDLNGDISGLSLIELDNLQDWQNTFKSKYIRVGTIKKIKSLPLRDILAYDDAAQRVEDGLPVNRASTGPSELVDAKSVEDEPIAVGHVEERQPKGCDYWFGCWPRQ is encoded by the coding sequence atggaggCTTCTCTTCAACCACTTCAGCTTGGAGAAATCACAGAGGAAGAATTAAAGGCCTATGATGGATCTGATCCAAACAAGCCTTTGTTGATAGCAATAAAGGGACAAGTGTTTGATGTATCATCAAACAAGAGATTTTATGGGCCAAATGGGCCTTACGGCTTGCTCTCTGGGAAGGATGCTAGTAGAGGTCTTGCAACCATGTCTTTTAAAGAGAAGGATTTGAATGGTGATATCTCAGGTCTTAGCCTCATTGAACTTGACAACTTGCAGGACTGGCAGAACACCTTCAAGAGCAAGTACATTAGGGTTGGCACgataaagaaaattaaatcatTGCCACTGCGTGATATCTTGGCTTACGATGATGCCGCTCAACGTGTCGAAGACGGGCTACCCGTCAATCGGGCTTCTACTGGGCCTAGTGAGCTTGTTGATGCTAAATCCGTCGAAGATGAGCCAATAGCTGTAGGACATGTGGAGGAACGTCAGCCCAAAGGATGTGACTATTGGTTCGGATGTTGGCCAAGACAATAA